In Lycium ferocissimum isolate CSIRO_LF1 chromosome 11, AGI_CSIRO_Lferr_CH_V1, whole genome shotgun sequence, a single genomic region encodes these proteins:
- the LOC132036815 gene encoding serine/threonine-protein kinase WAG1-like, protein MEELDTLYPPDSDLDLSFTSCASITTTTSDRTLSARSSLARSSLTLSFNDRLSCTSTTNNPSAEIPNFHRRAHRQHDPNWSAIKAVTTLSSDGALHLRHLKLHRLVGSGNLGRVFLCRLRDYDHANFALKVIDRDVLTAKKLSHVQTEADILSSLDHPFLPTLYAHLEVSHYTCLLIDFCPNGDLHNLLRKQPGNRLPVESVRFYAAEVLIALEYLHSLGIVYRDLKPENILIREDGHIMLSDFDLCFKSDVCPKLDFTTRIQERSKRRYSSSCYGDRLQEETVTEFVAEPTGAFSKSCVGTHEYLAPELISSDGHGNGVDWWAFGVLLYELVYGRTPFKGNSKESTLRNIASSKGVKFYVENPQGNNESGMSELRDLIEKLLVKDPRRRLGCARGATDIKRHPFFNGIKWPLIRTYRPPEVRGITIKRSKSKAHVISHVTGGASLPRRRRCWWKRLGDLMRIKGSKYNLNSNHNYYCHTNHMDRKCA, encoded by the coding sequence ATGGAAGAGTTAGACACCCTTTATCCACCCGATTCTGATCTTGATCTTAGCTTTACAAGTTGTGCTTCTATTACCACCACAACAAGTGATCGCACACTCAGTGCTAGAAGCAGTTTAGCTCGTAGCAGCCTTACACTGAGCTTCAACGACCGTCTTTCATGTACTTCCACTACAAACAACCCCTCAGCGGAAATCCCCAACTTCCACAGGCGTGCACACCGACAACACGACCCGAATTGGTCTGCAATTAAGGCAGTAACTACACTTTCCTCTGACGGAGCTCTACATCTCCGGCACCTTAAACTCCACCGCCTTGTCGGTTCAGGAAACCTCGGCCGTGTTTTCTTATGTCGTCTCCGTGATTATGATCAtgccaattttgcccttaaggTTATTGACCGTGATGTCCTTACAGCCAAAAAACTCTCTCATGTTCAAACAGAAGCTGATATTCTCTCCTCTTTAGACCACCCATTTCTCCCTACGCTTTACGCTCATTTAGAAGTGTCTCACTACACTTGCTTGCTCATTGATTTTTGCCCTAATGGTGATCTCCATAACTTGCTCCGAAAGCAACCTGGTAACCGGCTACCTGTCGAATCAGTCAGATTCTACGCAGCTGAGGTACTCATAGCACTAGAGTATCTACATTCCCTTGGAATAGTCTATCGTGATTTAAAACCAGAAAATATCCTGATTCGCGAGGACGGTCACATTATGCTCTCGGATTTCGACTTATGCTTCAAATCCGACGTGTGCCCAAAGTTAGATTTCACCACTAGGATTCAAGAACGATCAAAGAGAAGATACAGCAGTAGTTGCTACGGTGACCGGCTACAGGAAGAAACGGTGACCGAGTTCGTCGCAGAGCCAACGGGTGCATTTTCAAAATCATGCGTTGGGACACACGAGTACTTAGCCCCGGAGTTAATCAGTAGTGACGGGCACGGTAACGGTGTTGATTGGTGGGCATTTGGTGTGTTACTATACGAATTAGTTTACGGAAGGACCCCGTTTAAAGGTAACAGTAAAGAGTCCACCCTGCGCAATATAGCGTCCAGTAAAGGAGTGAAATTTTACGTGGAAAACCCTCAAGGAAATAACGAGTCAGGAATGAGTGAATTGAGAGACTTGATTGAGAAATTATTGGTTAAGGATCCAAGAAGGAGGCTAGGATGCGCTAGGGGTGCAACGGACATTAAACGTCACCCATTTTTTAACGGAATAAAATGGCCGTTAATTAGAACTTACCGGCCACCGGAAGTACGGGGAATAACTATAAAAAGGAGTAAGAGTAAGGCGCACGTGATCAGTCACGTGACCGGAGGAGCATCATTACCAAGAAGAAGGCGTTGTTGGTGGAAAAGGTTGGGGGATCTAATGAGAATTAAGGGATCTAAGtataatttaaattctaatCATAATTATTATTGTCATACTAATCACATGGATAGAAAATGTGCGTGA
- the LOC132036200 gene encoding leucine-rich repeat receptor-like serine/threonine-protein kinase At1g17230 has product MAIQQHLFFVLLILFFAGLGQSLNEEGLVLLEFRKSLNDPDNNLESWNSSDLSPCKWDGVKCSKNDQVISLHIDGRNLSGSLSSSICKLPYLKALNVSSNFISGQVPEDFALCQSLEKLDLCTNRFHGEFPVQLFNITSLTQFYLCENYIHGEIPQDIGNLSHLEELVIYSNNLTGRLPATIGKLKRLRVIRAGRNYLAGPIPAEISECESLQVLGVAENRLEGSFPIELQKLKSLTNLILWANFFSGAIPPDIGNFSNLELLALHENSFTGSLPKEIGKLTNLRRLYIYTNQLNGTIPWEMGNCSGAVEIDLSENQLSGNIPKSLGKLSNLKLLHLFENRLHGKIPKGLGKLKLLKKLDLSINNFTGRIPSEFQNLAFLENLQLFDNHLKGPIPRFIGLKSNLSIVDLSKNSLEGRIPASLCQFQKLTFLSLGSNKLSGNIPYGLKTCKSLEQLMLGDNQLTGSFSVDLCKLQNLSALELFHNRFSGLLPPEVGNLRKLERLLLSHNYFFGHIPPDIGKLVKLVAFNVSSNRLSGDIPHELGKCLRLQRLDLSKNSFMGNLPNELGRLVNLELLKLSDNKFSGQIPGELGGLVRLTELEMGGNLFSGSIPIELGHLGTLQIALNLSHNVLNGSIPSNLGNLQMLETLYLNDNQLSGEIPTSIGQLMSLIECNLSNNNLVGSVPNTPAFKRMDSSNFAGNVGLFTSSSSHPAPSIAPNSSWLKHGSSREKIVTVVSATVGVISLVLIVVICRVIRGKKAAFVSMENQVKPDVLNNYHYFPRKGFTYPDLVEATGNFSDSAIIGRGACGTVYRANMAGGEFVAVKKLKPQGELASVDSSFHAELSTLGKINHRNIVKLYGFCYHQDCNLLLYEYMGNGSLGEVLHGNKKVSLLNWNSRYKIALGAAEGLCYLHHDCKPHIIHRDIKSNNILLDEFLEAHVGDFGLAKLIDFPYSKSMSAVAGSYGYIAPEYAYTMKVTEKCDIYSFGVVLLELITGRSPVQPLDQGGDLVSWVRRSIHEKVALTELFDKRLDFSAERTSLEMSLVLKIALFCTNTSPANRPSMREVIAMLIEARESVSTSPPSPTSETPLSEPDANKGSKEP; this is encoded by the exons ATGGCAATCCAACAGCATTTGTTTTTCGTGCTGTTGATTCTTTTCTTTGCTGGACTTGGCCAATCTTTAAATGAAGAGGGACTTGTTCTTTTGGAGTTCAGAAAGTCCCTTAATGACCCTGATAACAATCTTGAAAGTTGGAATTCATCAGACTTGAGTCCTTGCAAATGGGATGGTGTTAAGTGTAGCAAAAATGATCAGGTGATTTCTCTCCATATCGATGGCCGTAACTTATCTGGTAGTTTATCTTCAAGTATTTGTAAACTTCCTTACTTGAAAGCATTGAATGTGTCATCAAATTTCATTTCTGGTCAAGTTCCTGAAGATTTTGCACTATGTCAAAGTTTGGAGAAACTGGACCTTTGCACCAATAGGTTCCATGGGGAGTTTCCCGTCCAATTATTCAATATCACCTCACTTACACAGTTTTATTTATGTGAGAATTACATTCATGGTGAAATCCCTCAGGATATTGGAAACTTGTCACATCTTGAGGAGCTTGTGATTTATAGTAACAATCTCACCGGAAGGTTACCTGCTACAATAGGTAAATTGAAAAGGCTTAGAGTTATCAGGGCCGGACGAAATTATTTGGCTGGCCCTATCCCTGCAGAAATCAGTGAATGTGAAAGTTTACAAGTGCTTGGTGTAGCAGAAAATAGGCTAGAAGGGTCTTTTCCAATTGAGCTTCAAAAGCTAAAAAGTCTCACCAACTTAATTCTTTGGGCTAACTTTTTCTCTGGTGCAATTCCTCCTGATATTGGAAACTTTAGTAATTTGGAATTGCTTGCTTTGCATGAGAATTCATTCACTGGATCACTTCCAAAAGAGATTGGTAAGTTAACTAATTTGAGAAGGCTGTACATTTACACCAATCAGTTGAATGGAACAATTCCATGGGAAATGGGAAATTGTTCAGGTGCAGTTGAGATTGATTTATCCGAAAATCAGTTAAGTGGAAACATTCCAAAAAGCTTGGGAAAACTTTCTAACCTGAAGTTGCTTCACCTTTTTGAAAACAGACTACACGGAAAGATTCCGAAGGGACTTGGAAAGTTGAAGCTGCTTAAGAAGTTGGACTTGTCTATAAACAATTTCACAGGTAGAATTCCATCAGAGTTTCAGAATCTTGCATTCCTGGAGAATTTACAACTTTTTGACAATCACCTCAAAGGTCCTATTCCTCGGTTTATTGGCCTCAAAAGCAACCTTTCGATAGTAGACCTGTCCAAGAATAGTCTTGAAGGAAGAATACCTGCAAGCCTCTGTCAGTTTCAGAAGTTAACATTCCTCAGCCTCGGGTCTAACAAGTTGTCGGGCAATATCCCTTATGGCCTAAAAACTTGCAAGTCCCTCGAGCAGCTAATGCTAGGAGATAATCAGCTTACTGGAAGCTTTTCTGTTGATCTTTGCAAGCTTCAGAACCTTTCAGCTCTTGAGCTTTTTCACAACAGATTTTCTGGATTGTTACCTCCAGAGGTAGGCAACCTTAGAAAACTAGAGAGGTTACTTTTGTCACATAACTATTTTTTCGGGCATATTCCACCTGATATTGGAAAACTTGTAAAGCTTGTTGCTTTTAATGTTTCATCCAACCGGCTCTCGGGTGATATTCCTCATGAATTAGGGAAATGTTTAAGGCTCCAACGGCTTGATCTTAGCAAGAACTCGTTCATGGGAAATCTACCCAATGAACTTGGCAGGCTAGTGAACCTGGAACTGCTGAAGCTATCTGATAATAAGTTTAGTGGACAGATACCTGGTGAATTAGGTGGACTAGTCCGACTTACGGAGTTGGAAATGGGAGGAAACCTCTTCTCTGGTAGTATCCCCATTGAGCTTGGCCACCTTGGAACTCTTCAGATTGCTCTCAATCTAAGTCATAATGTTCTCAATGGCTCGATTCCTAGCAACCTCGGGAACTTGCAGATGCTTGAAACATTGTACTTAAATGACAACCAGCTCAGTGGTGAGATTCCAACGTCGATAGGGCAGTTGATGAGCTTGATAGAATGCAATCTTTCTAACAATAACCTTGTTGGATCAGTACCAAACACGCCTGCCTTTAAAAGGATGGACTCAAGCAACTTTGCTGGAAATGTTGGGTTATTCACGTCCAGTTCTAGCCATCCAGCCCCTTCGATTGCTCCAAATTCAAGCTGGTTGAAACACGGTTCTTCTAGAGAAAAAATAGTTACTGTTGTTTCCGCGACTGTTGGAGTGATCTCTTTGGTATTGATTGTAGTTATATGTAGGGTCATTAGAGGCAAAAAAGCAGCTTTTGTTTCAATGGAAAATCAAGTAAAGCCTGATGTCTTGAATAATTATCACTACTTTCCTCGAAAAGGGTTCACTTACCCGGACCTTGTTGAAGCGACTGGGAATTTTTCAGACAGCGCGATCATAGGAAGGGGAGCTTGTGGGACCGTCTACAGAGCTAATATGGCTGGTGGTGAATTCGTTGCAGTTAAAAAACTGAAGCCACAAGGAGAACTCGCGAGTGTTGATAGCAGCTTCCATGCTGAATTATCTACTCTTGGTAAGATAAATCACAGAAATATTGTTAAGCTATATGGTTTCTGCTACCATCAAGATTGCAATCTTTTGTTATATGAGTACATGGGAAATGGAAGCCTTGGTGAAGTACTTCATGGGAATAAGAAAGTTAGTTTACTGAATTGGAATAGCAGGTACAAAATTGCCTTAGGAGCTGCTGAGGGTCTATGCTATTTGCACCATGATTGTAAACCACATATCATTCACAGGGATATAAAATCGAACAATATTTTGTTGGACGAATTTCTTGAGGCACATGTTGGAGACTTTGGCTTGGCAAAGCTAATTGACTTCCCTTACTCGAAATCCATGTCTGCGGTTGCTGGTTCATACGGCTACATTGCCCCTG AATATGCATACACAATGAAAGTGACAGAGAAATGCGATATCTACAGCTTTGGCGTTGTTTTGCTGGAATTGATTACTGGTAGGTCTCCGGTTCAACCCCTTGATCAGGGAGGCGATTTGGTGAGTTGGGTGAGGAGATCAATTCATGAAAAAGTGGCATTAACTGAGCTTTTTGACAAAAGGCTGGATTTTAGTGCTGAAAGAACAAGTTTAGAGATGTCTCTAGTTCTCAAGATTGCTTTGTTCTGCACCAATACATCCCCTGCCAATAGGCCTAGTATGCGGGAAGTCATCGCTATGCTGATTGAAGCCCGGGAATCTGTGAGCACTTCGCCACCATCGCCAACATCAGAAACTCCTCTGAGCGAGCCTGATGCTAATAAAG GTTCTAAGGAACCATAG